One window of Dromaius novaehollandiae isolate bDroNov1 chromosome 20, bDroNov1.hap1, whole genome shotgun sequence genomic DNA carries:
- the LOC112991387 gene encoding CMP-N-acetylneuraminate-beta-galactosamide-alpha-2,3-sialyltransferase 4-like encodes MNARSLVGKLSLAFFQWKNLVILLFVAGLYVQSLYYSVMKSRDSQAGKRLGACRRRFVWRKPFLGRFESHWKPFLTTKSLYSLMDRPFTRELEKVLWLHKLPFGLQSSVLSAFATLQLLPQQELPEPFERLQCQRCIVVGNGYSIHGQHFGKMIDSHHVIIRLNDAPVKKHKKDVGERTSIRLFFPESALPNPLENNDNETLMVFVPFKPLDFLWLREVLLKTRNKTKVGFWRQPPWEWNGNVSHLRILNPYVTYEATYKLLQLKTWSRRYATTGIIALNLALHMCQEVNIAGFGYPGNHDNATPIHYYNMGRSREKELFQHNLTAERNWLLKMIKQGVIADIANPSFQAQNH; translated from the exons ATGAATGCCAGATCTCTAGTGGGGAAACTCTCCTTGgcttttttccagtggaaaaaccTGGTGATATTGCTGTTTGTGG CAGGTCTGTATGTGCAGAGCCTATACTACTCTGTGATGAAGTCACGTGATAGTCAGGCAGG gaagCGCCTTGGTGCTTGCAGGAGACGCTTTGTGTGGAGAAAACCTTTTCTTGGAAG GTTTGAATCTCACTGGAAGCCTTTCCTGACCACCAAATCCTTATACTCACTTATGGACAGGCCTTTTACAAGAGAGCTTGAAAAAGTTCTATGGCTCCATAAACTTCCTTTTGGGCTACAGAGCTCAG TTCTCTCTGCTTTTGCCACATTGCAGCTTCTTCCACAGCAGGAGTTGCCTGAACCCTTTGAGCG CTTACAGTGCCAAAGGTGTATTGTGGTCGGCAATGGGTACTCCATCCATGGCCAACACTTTGGGAAGATGATCGACTCTCACCATGTTATCATAAG ATTAAATGATGCTCCAGtaaaaaagcacaagaaagatgTGGGTGAGAGAACCAGCATCCGTCTCTTCTTCCCTGAATCGGCTCTGCCCAACCCTCTGGAAAACaatgacaatgagacactgaTGGTGTTTGTCCCATTCAAGCCACTGGATTTCCTCTGGCTGAGGGAGGTATTGCTGAAAACAAGGAATAAG ACAAAGGTGGGGTTTTGGCGCCAGCCCCCTTGGGAATGGAATGGGAATGTCTCCCACCTACGTATTCTCAACCCATATGTCACCTATGAAGCAACGTACAAACTCCTGCAGTTGAAAACGTGGAGTAGG aGATACGCCACCACGGGAATCATTGCTTTGAACTTAGCCCTCCATATGTGCCAAGAGGTCAACATTGCAGGCTTTGGTTACCCTGGCAACCATGACAATGCTACGCCAATACATTATTACAATATGGGTCGCTCACGGGAAAAAGAG CTGTTTCAGCACAACCTAACTGCTGAGAGGAACTGGCTGCTGAAAATGATCAAGCAGGGGGTGATTGCTGACATAGCCAACCCTTCCTTCCAGGCCCAAAACCACTGA
- the TLR4 gene encoding toll-like receptor 4, whose product MFGLLKMPRRGAFPLWTLVVLLGLTFVPLQLAGCLLDPCLEVIPNITFRCTGLNISGVPTQVPNTTQNLDLSFSHLKSLSSNYFSSVHELQLLDLTRCHIHTIEDNSFKDLYNLSTLILTANYFKYLGPAAFYGLTSLRRLVLVENNISSLTDLPIGHLHTLQELNVGHNNIASLKLPKYFASLTSLRHLSLLSNKITYISRGDLDALREANRFNLTLVLSLNDIKYIQPGSFAKIHLGELALRSSFENFNVMHTSLQGLTGLQVNRLIVGEFSDRQRLKDFQSGLLSGLCQVQMQEFVLICFRAFEDNTDTLFDCIGNVSSIRLVDLQLEEVSKVPMLSQVKHLECKKCKFREVPAMKLSLFKELRVLRITKSKYLNSFRQNFEHLTNLEVVDLSENRLSFTGCCSRLFLGSPNLKYLNLSFNSDISVTGDFTNVKNLLTLDFQHTKLIGPGSYPVFLSLQKLIYLDISYTKTHVKSQCTFCGLHSLQVLKMAGNSFEDNKLANNLKNLTRLHTLDISSCKLLQVDQSTFSALSELKELNISNNKLLSFDPLVYKPLQALTVLDFSHNQLTVLLDSALESVPDSLVSLDLSHNLFDCSCTYLNFLKWVKEKQEILQSKELMVCHIPAYVKNVSLSSFDLSSCQLKTSTMAFSVSVLLAAAVSLFLIYKYYFQLYYSLVLLSGCKHSAERGDTYDAFVIHSSKDQEWVIKELVEPLEGGKPPFQLCLYYRDFLPGVPIVTNIIQEGFLSSRNVIAVISTDFLESKWCSFEFDIAQSWQLVEGRAGIIMIVLEDVDKALLRQKLGLSRYLRRNTYLEWKNREISRHIFWRQLTGALLVGKKMNHEEVKLM is encoded by the exons ATGTTTGGACTCCTGAAGATGCCCAGGAGAGGAGCTTTTCCCCTGTGGACACTCGTGGTGCTGCTGGGGCTGACGTTTGTCCCATTGCAGCTGGCAGGCTGCCTCCTTGATCCCTGTTTGGAG GTCATCCCTAATATAACTTTCAGATGCACGGGACTGAATATCTCTGGAGTTCCCACTCAAGTCCCAAATACCACCCAGAACCTGGATCTCAGTTTCAGCCACCTGAAATCACTGAGCTCAAACTATTTTTCCTCAGTCCATGAACTGCAGCTTCTGGATCTTACAAG GTGCCACATCCATACAATTGAAGATAACTCTTTTAAGGATCTTTACAACCTTTCCACCTTAATTCTAACCGCCAATTACTTCAAGTACCTGGGGCCAGCAGCCTTCTATGGCCTAACCTCTCTGCGAAGACTTGTGTTGGTGGAAAATAACATATCCTCTCTGACTGACCTGCCCATTGGACACTTGCATACCCTGCAGGAGCTGAACGTGGGCCACAATAACATTGCTTCATTGAAGCTTCCCAAGTATTTTGCCAGTCTGACCTCTCTCAGGCACCTGAGCTTGCTCTCCAATAAGATCACATATATCTCCAGAGGAGACCTTGATGCCCTGAGGGAAGCAAACAGGTTCAACCTCACACTCGTGCTTTCTTTGAATGATATAAAGTACATCCAGCCAGGGTCCTTTGCAAAGATTCACCTTGGTGAGCTGGCTTTAAGGTCCTCTTTTGAGAACTTCAATGTGATGCATACTAGCCTTCAAGGTCTGACTGGTTTACAGGTCAACAGACTAATAGTTGGAGAATTCAGTGACCGTCAGAGACTGAAGGACTTTCAGAGCGGACTCTTGAGCGGACTGTGCCAGGTACAGATGCAGGAGTTTGTCTTGATCTGTTTCAGGGCATTTGAAGATAACACAGACACTCTTTTTGACTGCATAGGCAATGTCTCCAGTATTCGGTTGGTGGATCTCCAACTAGAAGAGGTGTCAAAGGTTCCTATGTTGTCTCAAGTCAAACACCTGGAGTGCAAGAAATGCAAGTTTAGGGAAGTGCCTGCCATGAAGCTGTCTCTTTTTAAGGAGCTTAGGGTGCTTCGTATTACAAAGAGCAAATACCTCAATAGCTTCCGGCAGAACTTTGAGCATCTAACTAACCTGGAGGTCGTGGATTTGAGTGAGAATCGGCTCTCCTTCACCGGATGCTGTTCCCGTCTTTTTCTTGGGTCTCCAAATTTGAAATACTTGAACCTAAGCTTCAATTCTGACATCAGCGTCACTGGAGACTTCACTAACGTGAAGAATTTGTTAACCTTGGACTTTCAGCATACAAAGTTAATTGGTCCTGGTTCCTACCCTGTCTTTCTCTCCCTTCAGAAACTCATTTACCTTGATATTTCCTATACCAAAACTCATGTTAAATCCCAGTGTACATTTTGTGGCTTACACTCCTTACAAGTGCTTAAGATGGCAGGCAACTCCTTTGAGGACAACAAACTGGCCAACAACTTAAAAAACCTAACTCGCCTCCACACCTTGGATATTTCAAGTTGCAAATTGCTACAGGTGGATCAAAGTACATTTTCTGCTCTCTCTGAACTAAAAGAGCTAAACATCAGCAACAATAAGCTGCTGAGCTTTGATCCTTTAGTCTACAAGCCTCTCCAAGCCCTCACAGTCCTGGATTTCAGCCACAACCAGCTGACTGTCCTGTTGGATTCAGCCCTGGAAAGTGTGCCTGATAGTCTGGTCTCGTTAGACCTCTCTCACAACCTGTTTGATTGTTCTTGCACATACCTGAACTTTCTGAAATGGGTCAAGGAAAAGCAGGAGATACTGCAGAGCAAGGAGCTGATGGTGTGCCACATCCCTGCATATGTGAAGAATGTGAGTCTGTCTAGCTTCGATCTGTCCTCCTGCCAGCTCAAAACAAGCACAATGGCATTCTCAGTGAGTGTGTTGCTCGCTGCAGCTGTGTCCCTATTCCTGATTTACAAGTACTACTTCCAGCTATACTACTCATTGGTGCTGCTCAGTGGGTGTAAGCACTCTGCTGAAAGGGGGGACACCTATGATGCATTTGTTATCCACTCCAGCAAAGACCAAGAATGGGTGATAAAAGAGCTGGTGGAGCCCTTAGAAGGAGGAAAACCTCCCTTCCAGCTTTGTCTTTACTACAGGGATTTCTTACCAGGGGTACCCATTGTCACCAACATCATCCAAGAAGGTTTCTTAAGTAGCAGAAATGTCATTGCAGTCATTTCTACTGACTTTCTGGAGAGCAAGTGGTGTAGCTTTGAGTTTGACATTGCCCAGTCCTGGCAGCTTGTTGAAGGGAGGGCTGGAATCATCATGATTGTACTGGAAGATGTGGATAAGGCCTTGCTGAGGCAGAAGCTGGGGCTATCCCGATACCTGAGGAGGAATACCTATTTGGAGtggaaaaacagggaaataagCAGGCATATCTTCTGGAGGCAGCTGACAGGAGCCTTACTAGTAGGCAAAAAAATGAATCATGAGGAGGTAAAGCTCATGTAA